The window ATGGCCGACTTCTACGACGTGCCACGCGATGCCCCGAACCCCGGGCGGACCCAGATGCGCGTGGCCTACGTCGAACCTCCCGAGCGCATGGCCCGGGTGCCACAGCTCTTCACCGGGCTGCTGCAGCGCTACCTCGACCGCGTCTGATCCACGCTCCAGCTCGGCGACGCCGGGATCCGGATCAGACGGGCGAAGGGAGTCCGCACGATCTCGGCGCGCAGCAGGGCGGCGGGGACACCTGCCGCGCCGCGACGGTGGACCACCGCCAACCGCCCCGCCCAACGGGGTTCGTCGAGCAGGCGCTCGACCTCGACGGGTTCGACCTCGCGCCGCAGGTGCACGTAGGTCCAGTCACGCCCGGCCCACTGGCGCCCGAGGTGCCCACTCGGACGCGGACCCACCTCCACGAGCACGATCCGCTGGTCCGAAGTGAGTTCGGCCTCGACCACCGAGCGTGCGAGCGCCCTCTCCGGGCCGGTCCGGTGGTTGGCGGGCCACCAGGCATCGGGGGCGAACCACGACACCACGACGATCGCGATCATCACTGCCGGCAACCATGACTGCAGACGCTGCACCCGCGGACCCGCATGCGCCCCGATCCAGGCGCCGATCCACACGGCCAGCACGGGCGCGGCGGGAAGGATGTAGCGCACCCGCTGGGCCGGCTTGGCCACCGCGGCGGCGACCACGAGCACCATCCACAGGGCCAGGACCACGAGCCACGCCCGCTGCGTCCGCGACGTGACCGGACTCCGCCACTCACGCCAGGCCACCCACGCGCCCAGAACCGCGAACGGTGCCCAGTAGGGTGTCCGCTCCAGGGGCCGCCACAGGACGTGGTCCAGCGAACCCGTCACGACGTCCCACACATCGCGCCGCGGCCCCACGATCATGTCGTGCAGGATCTCCTGGCCCACGGCGTTCGAGAGCCAGATCTCGATCCCGACGAACCAGGCCGGAATCGGCAACAGCAGCACCGACCACCCGACCCACGCCCGTGACCACGGCCAGGCGAAGCGTCCGTCCAGCAGACCCAGCACGACCGCCAGGCCGAGCGGCAACAGACCCGGGAGTCCCTTCGACAGCGTGGCGAGGGTCACGCCGCCGTAGAAGGCGAGCGGTCGCCACCAGCCTCGCGGCTCCGCCAGGGCCACCATCGACACCAGGATCCCGGCCACCAACGCGGTGTCGGTGCGGAAGGTCATCGCGTTCTCCAGCAACGGAACCGTGGTCACCAGCGCGAAGCCCGCCCACCACGCCGCCGTCGGACCGTAGCGCAGGAAGGCCAGGCGCGCGGTCAGCAGCACGCAGATCCACCCGAAGAACCTCGACAGCAGCGTCGAGGTCCACGGCTGGACCCCGAACACCTCGTACAGCGCGGCCGTGCCCCAGAACAGCAACGGGGGTTTGAGCACGTACGGAGCGTCGCCGTGGAGGATCGGCGCGAGCTGCCCGGTATCGGCCACCTGCGCCGAGAGGGCTGCGTAGAACGCGGTGGTCCCGTCGAGCTCGCGCCGGTGCATTCCGAGCGAAAGGACCAGGAGCGTGGCGAGGCCGAACCAGACCCACCGCGCGGAGGGCCCGGGCCACCAGCCCCGGGCCGTCGCCTTCACGACTTCCTCCGGCGCCCTTCCTCCAGCGCCTTCCGGCCCGAGACCACGTCGAAGCGATCCCGCGTGTAGGTGTAGCCGAACCCGCCGAGGCGTCCGGCCAGGTCCAACGCACCGGGATCGATGCGCAGGCGCTCGGCGTCGATCGCGGCGTCGTCGACGAACACGTGCACGACCTCTCCCATCACCACGTTGCCACCGGCGGAAACGCCGGGGTTCGTGCGGATCACGGAATGGGTGCGGCACTCGTAGGCGACCGGCGATCCCAGCAGGCGCGGAGGTCGCACCACGCGCGCGGGCGAGGGCTCGAGGCCCGCGAAGTCGAACTCGCTCTGGCCGTGGGGCAATGCTTCGGCCGCGCCGGCGATCCGTTCGATCATCGCCTGCGGGGCGACGTTGACGACGAACTCACCGGTCCCGCCCTCGTCCGAAGGCTTGGCGTTGCGCAGTGTGTCCTTCTCCTGGCCGTCGGCGTCGTTGGCCGGGCAGAACAGGAGCATCATGGGATCGCTGCCCACTCCGTTGAAGAAGGAGTAGGGCGCGAGATTCGCAGCGCCGTCCGTGGAGACCGTCGACACCACGGCGATCGGCCGCGGCAGGATCCCACCGATCAGCAGTTTGTAGCGATCGCGGGTCCGCAGCGACGCGGGGTCGATCTCCATCTCACGCGCCCCCTCCGCTCGCTTCGCGAAGGGCCTCGCGGAGCGAGGAGCGGGTGATCGATCCGTGGCTGGCGTGCCACACGACGTGCCCGTCGACGAAGAGCAGGGCCTGCGGAGACTCGTGACGGACACCGGTGCGCTCGACCACGCGGTTCGACACCGGCCTGGCGTCCTGGATCACGAGTCGATGGAAGTCCGCGGCGTCGTCCGAGGCTTCGGCCACGAAGTCCTCGAATTCGCGGTCGGCGGTGTTCGACACCGGACACACGGCGCTGTGCTTGAACACGAACACGGGCCGTTCGTGCGAGCGCTGTACGGCGTGGTCGAGCTGGTCCTGGGACGAGAGCGGAGCGGGACGGTTCACGGAGCACCTCCGGCGGTGGGACGGGCTTCAATCTGGCCCCGGCGCGCCGGCTCCGCAAATCAGCCGCGACGCAGTGCGCGCAGGAACTCGTCCGCGTCGTAGGTCGTGGGGATCGGCCGCACCAGATCGCCGTCGGGCTCGAGCACCATGAACACCGGGAACCCGCTCACCCCGTACCGCTCGCGAAAGGCCTTGCCCTCGTCGTCGCCGTACTCCACCCGCACGAACACGTAGTCGTCCTCGATCGCGCGACGGACCTCGGTGTCGCCCAGGACGTCCTGGTCGAAGGTGCGGCAGGAGCTGCACCAGATGGCCGACAAGCCGGCCAGGACCGGCTTGTCCTGGCGGGCGGCCAGGGCCAGACCCTCTTCGTAGGAATGGATCTCGAGACCGGTGTCCTCGAGGGCGCGGCGGCCCATCCAGCTCTGGAGTTCGACGTTCCCGAAGTACACGAGAGCAGCGAGACCGATCCAGACGAGGGCCTGGCGCAGGAAACGGCGGTCGAGCTTCACGGGGCGTCCTCTCGGGGCGGGCGAAGGGCAGCCGGGTCCGGCGAGTCTGCCACATCTGCAACGCGGCCGCCGCCTGGGGGTTCCGTCCGGGGTCCGATCGGGGGAAGCCCGCAGTTGCCGGACGGACCCCATCGTGCCATACCATGGCGACGTCCATCCACGGGCCGGACCGGGGCGACCCCGGACGGCCGGAAGGTCCATCGAGCACCATGGCCCGCCCCACCCAGTCCGGCAATCCGATCGAACGCGCGTGGAACCGCGTGGAGACCTTCCTGACCCGGGACATCTGGGCCTCCGACGCCGACGAGCACGGATGGCCCCTGTCCCCCCTCTACCGCGTCCTCCGCGTGATCCAGCTGGCCCTGCGGGGCGTACTGCGGAA is drawn from Candidatus Krumholzibacteriia bacterium and contains these coding sequences:
- a CDS encoding flavin reductase family protein, which encodes MEIDPASLRTRDRYKLLIGGILPRPIAVVSTVSTDGAANLAPYSFFNGVGSDPMMLLFCPANDADGQEKDTLRNAKPSDEGGTGEFVVNVAPQAMIERIAGAAEALPHGQSEFDFAGLEPSPARVVRPPRLLGSPVAYECRTHSVIRTNPGVSAGGNVVMGEVVHVFVDDAAIDAERLRIDPGALDLAGRLGGFGYTYTRDRFDVVSGRKALEEGRRRKS
- the ytxJ gene encoding bacillithiol system redox-active protein YtxJ, which gives rise to MNRPAPLSSQDQLDHAVQRSHERPVFVFKHSAVCPVSNTADREFEDFVAEASDDAADFHRLVIQDARPVSNRVVERTGVRHESPQALLFVDGHVVWHASHGSITRSSLREALREASGGGA
- a CDS encoding thioredoxin family protein; translation: MKLDRRFLRQALVWIGLAALVYFGNVELQSWMGRRALEDTGLEIHSYEEGLALAARQDKPVLAGLSAIWCSSCRTFDQDVLGDTEVRRAIEDDYVFVRVEYGDDEGKAFRERYGVSGFPVFMVLEPDGDLVRPIPTTYDADEFLRALRRG